A region of Pseudomonas marginalis DNA encodes the following proteins:
- a CDS encoding DUF2167 domain-containing protein produces MNYFRLLLAAAALSLPVAPAVAAASPAPVEPSAPAETAEHFLASLNQKTGTVTLPSGIATLKLTDEFYYLDPADTERLLTDGWGNPPGFKTLGMIVPKAVSPLSERGWGVIVSYKADGHISDEDAAKIDYADLLKQMQEEDEAENKERQKQGYAGLHLLGWAEPPRYDDTTHKMYWARELKADDADQNTLNYSIRVLGREGVLELNAVAAMADLPTIQQELPKVLAFTNFTDGNLYTDFNPKTDKLATYGLAALVAGGIAAKAGLFAKIGIFLLAAKKFLVIGVVALLAVIRKLFNRNKA; encoded by the coding sequence ATGAATTACTTCCGCCTGTTGTTGGCGGCGGCTGCTCTGAGCCTGCCTGTCGCACCTGCCGTTGCTGCTGCCTCGCCTGCCCCCGTTGAACCCAGTGCCCCCGCCGAAACAGCCGAGCACTTTCTGGCGTCACTCAACCAAAAGACCGGCACGGTCACCCTGCCCAGCGGCATCGCCACCCTCAAGCTCACCGACGAGTTCTACTACCTCGACCCCGCCGATACCGAGCGCTTGCTGACCGATGGCTGGGGCAACCCGCCGGGCTTCAAGACCCTGGGCATGATCGTGCCCAAAGCCGTCAGCCCGCTGTCGGAACGCGGCTGGGGCGTGATCGTCAGCTACAAGGCCGACGGGCACATCTCCGACGAAGATGCCGCGAAAATCGACTACGCCGACCTGCTCAAGCAAATGCAGGAAGAAGACGAAGCCGAGAACAAGGAACGCCAGAAACAAGGCTACGCCGGCCTGCACCTGCTGGGCTGGGCCGAGCCGCCGCGCTACGACGACACCACCCACAAGATGTACTGGGCCCGCGAACTGAAGGCCGACGACGCCGACCAGAACACCCTCAACTACAGCATCCGCGTGCTCGGCCGTGAAGGCGTACTCGAACTCAACGCCGTCGCCGCCATGGCCGACCTGCCCACCATCCAGCAGGAATTGCCCAAGGTGCTGGCCTTTACCAACTTCACCGACGGCAACCTCTATACCGACTTCAACCCGAAAACCGACAAGCTTGCCACTTACGGCCTCGCCGCGTTGGTTGCCGGTGGGATCGCCGCCAAGGCCGGGCTATTTGCCAAGATCGGTATCTTCCTGCTGGCTGCGAAGAAGTTCCTGGTGATCGGCGTAGTGGCGCTGCTCGCAGTGATTCGCAAGCTGTTCAACCGCAACAAGGCCTGA
- a CDS encoding N-acetylmuramidase family protein, with product MKSLQGLPRLISASVGAPGKARNLPADVQCIQYLFNLIIPKMGFPLAENGKCDGQLVQCISQYQFRHLKYAHPDGVVDPTGRTFNSLIEEAVKVPVKAFPTMRIPSFLNAFGNNQGDAVQATVNVYLDRMRAMIEAERRNRQLMLQATCDGGMTLSETDFQNAATQLGSGISVNIIKAFATVESGGRSGFGPAKLPVIAFEGHLFRKYTKHIYDQAHPLLSYPYKKKAGPQWQANNKDQIKAWETMATAFALDQEAALMSASWGMFQIMGFNYASCGYKTVFEFAAALKVNAGNQLKAFLGFCSKSPALMKAMKAKDFTGMARNYNGEDYGNYDVLMQKAYEKLEGKK from the coding sequence ATGAAAAGCCTGCAAGGGTTACCCCGTCTTATCAGTGCCTCGGTAGGTGCGCCGGGTAAAGCCCGCAACTTGCCCGCCGATGTGCAGTGCATCCAGTATTTATTCAATCTGATCATTCCCAAGATGGGTTTCCCGCTGGCCGAAAACGGCAAGTGCGATGGCCAGTTGGTACAGTGCATCAGCCAATACCAGTTTCGCCACCTCAAGTATGCCCATCCCGATGGCGTGGTCGACCCCACCGGTCGCACGTTCAATAGCCTGATCGAAGAAGCGGTGAAGGTACCGGTGAAGGCCTTCCCGACGATGCGCATCCCGAGTTTTCTCAATGCATTCGGCAACAATCAGGGCGATGCGGTGCAGGCCACGGTCAATGTGTACCTGGACCGCATGCGCGCGATGATCGAGGCCGAGCGACGTAACCGGCAGTTGATGCTCCAGGCCACGTGCGACGGGGGTATGACCCTCAGCGAAACGGACTTTCAGAATGCCGCCACGCAGTTGGGCAGCGGTATTTCGGTGAATATCATCAAGGCCTTCGCCACCGTGGAATCAGGTGGGCGTTCCGGGTTCGGGCCGGCCAAGTTGCCGGTGATCGCGTTTGAAGGGCACTTGTTTCGCAAGTACACCAAGCACATCTACGACCAGGCGCACCCGCTGCTGTCCTACCCCTACAAGAAAAAGGCCGGGCCGCAGTGGCAGGCCAATAACAAGGACCAGATCAAGGCTTGGGAAACCATGGCCACCGCGTTTGCCCTGGATCAGGAAGCGGCACTCATGTCGGCGTCGTGGGGCATGTTCCAGATCATGGGCTTCAACTATGCGTCGTGCGGTTACAAGACGGTGTTTGAGTTCGCCGCAGCATTAAAGGTAAATGCCGGCAACCAACTAAAAGCCTTCCTCGGTTTTTGCAGCAAGAGCCCGGCATTGATGAAGGCCATGAAAGCCAAGGATTTTACCGGCATGGCACGTAACTATAACGGCGAGGACTACGGCAACTACGACGTCCTTATGCAAAAAGCCTACGAAAAACTTGAAGGGAAAAAATAG
- a CDS encoding LysR family transcriptional regulator: MELAQLKMVRAVAQTGSVAQAAVLLHCVPSNITTRIKQLEGELGTPLFIRAGRGLAISAAGEIFLDYCERILALVDESKRAVDANAIPRGTLRIGAVESSASGRLPPLLAEYHRRYPDVSLELVTGAWGPLLDDLQHHRLDVALVAAGNKRTKLEHSLVYSERLVLIASASSAPISGAEDLAGRTLLVWPPGCPYRAALENWVKPHDFKPTIASYASWGTIIGCVSAGIGVALAPEGILARYEQANQLASYRFEELAAVDNLLFWHKDTERHLARDAFAELLRETFG; the protein is encoded by the coding sequence ATGGAACTGGCCCAACTGAAAATGGTGCGAGCCGTGGCACAAACCGGCAGCGTGGCCCAGGCGGCCGTGCTGCTGCATTGCGTGCCGTCCAACATCACCACGCGCATCAAGCAGCTGGAAGGCGAGTTGGGCACACCGCTATTCATCCGGGCCGGGCGTGGACTGGCCATCAGTGCCGCCGGTGAGATTTTCCTGGATTACTGCGAGCGCATCCTGGCGCTGGTGGATGAGTCCAAACGCGCCGTGGACGCCAATGCCATTCCCCGTGGCACCTTGCGTATCGGCGCGGTGGAGTCCAGCGCCAGCGGGCGTTTGCCGCCCCTGCTGGCGGAGTATCACCGGCGCTACCCCGATGTCAGCCTGGAACTGGTGACCGGCGCCTGGGGCCCGTTGCTCGACGACCTGCAACACCACCGCCTGGATGTGGCGCTGGTGGCCGCCGGCAACAAACGCACCAAGCTCGAACACAGCTTGGTCTACAGCGAGCGCCTGGTGCTGATCGCCAGCGCGTCCAGCGCCCCCATCAGTGGCGCCGAGGACCTCGCCGGCCGCACCCTGCTGGTATGGCCACCCGGTTGCCCGTATCGCGCCGCCCTGGAAAACTGGGTCAAGCCCCATGACTTCAAGCCGACCATCGCCAGTTATGCCAGCTGGGGCACGATCATCGGCTGCGTCAGCGCGGGGATTGGCGTAGCGTTGGCGCCAGAGGGCATCCTGGCCCGCTATGAGCAGGCCAACCAGCTGGCGTCCTATCGATTTGAAGAGCTGGCGGCCGTGGATAACCTGTTGTTCTGGCACAAGGACACCGAGCGGCATCTGGCCAGGGATGCGTTTGCCGAGCTGTTGCGGGAGACTTTTGGCTAA